ACTCTCTCTTTTGATTCCTTATCTCTTTTAGAGGTTATATCTTGTTTGGAATCTAGATACTCTGATAATTGCCTTACGCTAGGATAAGCAAATAAATCTGTTAATTGTAACCTTTCTGGATAATACTCATTTATGATATTGAAAATATGCCCCATTAGAATAGAATCTGCACCCATTTCAAAAAAGTTGTCATTGATATCAATTTCTTCATATCCCAATACTTCTTGACAGGCATGAGCAATCTTAACTTCGATATCACTATACTGGGAATCACCAGTACCTGATATCATCTTTGGCCTATCCGTAACATTTTTTTTCTTATTCTTATCCTTCAATGCAGCCAATTGATCCATAATATACTCTGAATACTTAATAGGATAATTGTTCATCATCAAAGCTATTGGACTATCAAAATTCAACTCTCCAATAATTATATTCGTATAATCTGATCCTAAAACATCTAGAAAGCCTTTTATTCCGTCTTTAGTTTTAATTGTCTTGAATAATGTATCAACAGTAAAATTATGCTCTACTGACATACCTATTTCAGACCATGTTGCCCAATTTATAGTATATGTCTTACCACATCTGTTAGCCTTCCTATATTGACAAAAGTAATCAAGATAGGTATTTGCCGCAGTATAAGCAGATAATTCAATACTACTGAAAACAGTGGCAATAGATGAATATAGAACAAAAAAGTCCAGGTTATCTTCTTTAGTTAATTGATCCAGATTCCAGGTACCATATACTTTTGGCTTAAGCATTGCATCAATATCTTCTACGGTGGTACTTTCAATTAATCTTCCCCCACCTATTCCAGCTGCATGAATGACACCGTTTATTTTTCCATATTTCTTTCTGACTGTAGTTAATATTTCTTCCATTCTATCATATTTAGATATGTCAGCTTTGTAATATTCTATGTTTTTAGACAAGTGAGCCAATGTAGTATATCTATTATATTTCTCTAGCATTTTTTCCTGACCTGGATCAATATCCCCACTAGTAACAAGCTCACTTCGACCTATAACTATGAGTGTAGTGTCTTTTGTTGTTTCACAGATTTTCTTGGCTGTCTCATAACCGATTCCACCTAATCCTCCAGTAACAATATAAACACCTGAATCAATTAATAATTCACTACTATCTTGACCTGATGGTATGATTTCTTTTAACCTTTCAACATACCTTATATTGTTTCGATAGACTACAACCTCTTCTTTGTTCTTGGAATTTATTTCTTGAATAATATAATCAAGTGTTGTCTCATAATCATAATCAACAAAGCAAAACTTGATTTTCTTCAATTCTTTACTTATACATTTACCTAATCCTAAAGCTGTCGTATTTTGAGGATTGATTACTTCTTCGTCGCCAGTAATACTAATACCATTTTTTGATAAAACCACTAATTTAACATTTTCCTGATTTTCATTATTACTAATTAATTTAGCCAACCATAATAATGTATGCAGATTATTCTCCTGCATAATCATAAGCTTATCCATATCTTCTGTATTACACTCATATAATGAATATATGATGTGAGAAACTTTCTTCATCTTCTCCAGAATTTCTTCCTTTTGTTGTTCTAGTGCATGGACATTTTTTAATAAAACAGTGTCTCCATTGCTTTTTTTCTTCAATACCCCTTGTTTTAGGTCTTCTATCTGACTTTCGTCCCAGCCAATAATCAATATATTTTCTGGAGCATTGTTTACATTCATAATATGTTCCATTTGGAAATCTTTGGTATAGTATAATTTTTTCTTATTTTTGTAGACTTTCTTAGGCAACCATAAGCTTGTTGGTTGGAATGGGTATACTGGCAAATGAATATGCATACCTTTATATTCTCCATACATTTTTTCCCATTGTGGAGTAGCTCCCAAAACGAAATACTCACATACTTCTTCCAAGTCTTTCCTTTCCAAGGTCTCAGCCTCTAATAATCCATTAAGCTTACCTGTTAATTCATCCATTTGTTTTAACATAGCTTTTCGGCTCTTATAATCACTATTATCTCTTACTATCATGTGATAATATATCTCTTGGTCTGGGTATTCAATTAATCCATTGTTATCAATATGTTTTAATTTCCTTAACAAGTCTTCCTTGCTGGTTACGACAAAGGCTATTCTCCTATCATAGATATCATTATATAGATTGACATTGTAACAAAAATTATAATAATCAACTTCTTCATAGTTTTCTCTTATATACTCCAAATACTGCCTGATCTTAGCCTTAAGACTATACTCTGATTTTGCAGCTATACTTATGAGTGTTGGTTTGTCAACCGTCTTCCTATTCTCTTCTTCACAGTTGTTATAGGCTTCCAATACAACATGGCAATTGGTTCCGCTTAAACCAAAAGCACTAACTCCTGCAATGTATTTTTTCCCATTATCTATGTAACTTCTTGCTTCCGTATTTACATAGACAGGTGAGTTGATAAAATCAATGTTCGTGTTAGGTGACATAAAATTGATTGTAGGAGGAATTGTTTTATGTCTCATAGATGCTACCACTTTTAATAATGCAGCTAATCCTGAGCATTCATACATATGTCCTAAATTACTTTTTGATGACCCAATAGCACAAAACTGTTTTTTATCAGTAAATCTGCAAAAAGCTTTATTGATGCCTTGTATCTCAATGGGATCACCTAATCCTGTAGCTGTTCCATGTGCTTCAATGTACTGTATATCTTCTGGATTAATATTCGCTTTGTTCCAAGCATCCACCATTACATCAGATTGAGCTGTTGGATTAGGTGCTGTTAATCCTGAAGCTGTTCCATCGTGATTAATGGAACTTGATTTGATAACTGCATATATAAGGTCTCCATCTTTTTCTGCCAAATCTAGTGGCTTCACAAGAACGGTACAACACCCTTCACCCATAGAAGAGCCATCTGCTCCTGAATCAAAGGTTCTTGTCTTACCATCTAGTGCCTCTATCCCTATTTTCATGTTATCCAAAATCAGAGGCAAGACATTAAGCTTAAGACCTCCTGCTACAGCCATTTCACAATTACCTGATAAGATATGCTCACAAGCCTCATGAAGAGCAACAAGAGCTGAAGAACATGCTGTATCCATAACCATAGTAGGGCCTTTCAAATCCAGCAGATGTGCAATTCTTGATGGTATAAGCGGTGCCATATTACCAGTCATTGAATAAGGTAATAAATCTGGATGATTCAATGCTATATCGACAATATAATTATCCTTTAAGGACGATGAGGTATAACCTAGAAATACCCCTGTTTTTGATTGCTTGAGTCTCTCAGCCGTATAGCCTGCATCATCAAATGTATTTCGTATGGTTTCTAAAAAAATACGTTGAGCTGGGTCCATTAATGAAGCCTCTCGTGGTGAGAGCTGAAAAAATTCATTATCAAATTCATCAATTCTTCCGATATAAGAACCTTGATAGAATTTTGGTTCTTCGCCACTATCATTAAAAATGTTGACTAACCCCTCCACACCTTTGGCTCTATATTTTGGAAAGTCCTCAGTACAGCCTATTTTGTTCTTGATAATTTCCCAATATTCTTCTAAATCCCTAGCACAAGATATTTTTAATCCGATACCAATAATAGCAATATCTTTTCTTGGTTCTTTCCTCTTATTTTCCATAATTCTCTCTCCTCTAGCCAATTAGAGTTTCCATTTCTCTTCTAACATTTACTCTCTCCATTATATACTCAGCCAATGTCTCAATGGTGGTATATTCAAAAAGCTCTGCAATGGCTATACAATCACCATATTTTATATTAATCGCCATATGTAATTTGGCTATTTGAAGAGAGTTTAGTCCCATAGACATAAATGACCCACTATAATCGATTTGGTTATCTACAATATCTTCTAGAGTGTCTGCAATAAAATCCTCAATAGAAGATACATCGCATTCTATAATATTATTAGCCTTATCCATTTCACAAGTTAATGCAGCTATTTGCTCATCGTAATCACCTTTTATATAATTATTTATCAGCTTATACCGCTGCACTTTTCCACTAACTGTGGTGGGGATATTATCTACCAAGACAAAATCGTTAATATATATTCCTAAAACATTATTCATATGTGACAATACATTTTTAATTTTACTGACTAGTGTTTCCATAGGAGTGTTCCCTTTGATGAAACAAATCACATTATCATTAACATCATCTACATTTTTACGATATCCATGAATAACTATTCTCTCCTCAGTGAATATATTTAGCTTCTGAATGTAACGTTCAATATCATTATCATAATAATTCTTACCATTATATATAAACATCTCTTTATAACGGGCTGTAATATGTAAATTTCCATCATAGATAAAGCCAATATCACCTGTATTGAACCACTCATCAATAAAATTTTCATCCCGTTTACGATTATAATAATTATTTAGTACACACTTTCCTGCAATAAAGATTAAGCCAACACGCCCATCCTCCAATGTATTACCTTCTAGATCAACTATCTTCAACTTGAAGGCAGGAAGAGGCTTTCCTACACTAATTATTTCTGAAGCCATGGGATCATCATCCGAAACTATCTCTAAGGTATGACCAATACTCATACTCTCTTTATTAACGGATATTTTCTTTATAAAATCATCATCTGTAGTAACAGAAACACCCAAAGTACCTTCTGTTAATCCATATGATGGAGATAATACTTTACGCTGGAAATTACATTCTTTCATGTACTTGGCAAATTCATTACATAAATTGATGGATATAGGTTCTGCTCCTAAGAACATTGAATGTATACTAGAGAAATCCCACTCATCTTTAACTCCTTTTTCTTGTAATAGTTTAATAATAAAATTAAGATAGAAATTAGTGCCAGATGTAACGGTTCCTCTTACTTTATTACAGTAATCCAAATAGAATGCTGGATCTTTTACCACATATTGCGTGTCAATGATATGGGCATCACAATTATGCCTGATAGGTAGAAATATATTAAAAAATAATCCAAAATTGTGGTATGAAGGAATCCATGTAACGAATACTTCTTCTCCATAAATATGTCGAGATGATAGAATATCATCAACATTTGTTATAATTCCTTGATTTGTTATCCCCACTCCTTTTAGGTCTTTAGTTGAACCTGATGAAAATTGAATATAAGCTATATCCAAACCACTCTCTTCTTTAGATAGAACTAAATCATCTATTTCTGTGACTGGTTCTAAAAACATTTCATCCAGACTTATTGTCATTTCTTCATTCCAGAATACACTATTTTTTAGTGCTAAATCAGATTCACTGATTTCTTTCCACAGTGATTCATTATCTGTAACAAGAACAGAATTACTGCAAATCTCTAGAGCACCACTCAGTTTACTGAGTTCATCATTACTGACACTTAATGGAACAGCAATGAAATCCCCTAATATACATGCCCAAAATGTAATATAGAACCACTCTGAATTATCCATTGATATAATAACTTCATCTTTTGGTCTAATACCTCTTTCATATAGATAATTCTTCATCCATAGCCCTTGTCTAAATAAATCATAATAGGAAGCAAAGTTAACATTCTCATGTGAATGAACAAAGTATACTCCTTTTTCTTTTTCTTTTCTTAGCTCATAGAGTAACTCTTTTACTTTTTCCATAATATTTCCCCCTTTCCGTTTTCTATTCCTGATTGCTGTTTAAATAACTTCTAATTTACTTTCTATTATGTTAATGGTATCTTGCATATTCTCAAGATGAAAGAAATGACCTCCATTAACCTTGCATATAGTACACATCCCACTAGTAGTCTTTCGCCATTCAAGCAGTTCTGAATTTTTAATAGAATTATCTTGTGTTCCACTTAATACAGTAATATCACTTTCAATTAATTCATTTTCTGCAGGATTTTCATAGCTCTCAATAATGGCGAAATCACTCCTGAATATTTGAAGATACTTGTCTACAAATTCTGGTGAATTAATTATTTTTTCACTTGTTCCACCAATCTCTCTAATTCTATTCATGAACTCTCCATCTGTCATATCTCTGTATTTAAGTTCCTCTTTCTTCGTTAATGGAGACCACCTACCTGAAAAAAATATATGTACTGGTGGCTCCATCCCTTTCTTAATTAATCGAAAGTACACATGATAAACTAACCAACAACCCAAACTATGCCCGAATAAAGCATATTTCTCATCTGATTGATTGTTAATAATCTCTTCTACCAAATCATCAACGGCCTCATCAAAACATTTATATAAGGCTTGTTCAGACTTAGCTCCTCTCCCTGCCAGTTCTAGAGGAACAATTTTTATATTATCATTCATAAGCAGCTTCCATTGATAATAGTTGAGTGCGGAACTACCAGCATGTGGAACGCAGTATAGTATCATAGTAACCAATCCTTTCCCACATTAAATACATCTGTTAGATTAAGCATAATATTCTTCCAACAAATAATAATTACTTGTTTCATCCAATAATTGTTTTATCCAGCTTCTTCGTTCTCTCTCTGGTACATTTTTTGCCTTCAATATATTCTCTAAATATTGGATTGCCATTTCCATATCTGTTTTCAGAATCTTCCTATGACTATCAGTTATATCTTTATGGAGCTTTTTGATATTGTTATAATTATCAACTACTCCTTTTTGGTAATTTTCATTAGATGTATTAGCATTTTGGGTAGCCACTGCAATACCTAAACAACGACTCATAAATTCTGGAATATCCTTTTTGTAATTCTCATCTCCAAGAAAGTTCTCATGAAAATATTTTCTATCCATTTTCTTACCAAAACAATAGGCTGTCATTTCAGGTGCTATGTTTTCAATAAGATTTGTTACCAAATTCTTAGGTCCCATTTCTAAGGCAATGGACACACCATATTTATCCATACATTCAATAATATTCTTCCACTGAACCGGATGAGTAAGATGCTTTGACATAACCTCTGGAATAAGTTCTGGATCACTAAAAGGTCTACCATGTAAATTTGTAATTACAGGTATTCTAAATGGGTAGTATTCAAATTCAAGAAGGTAGTCATAAAATTTTTTCTGTATGCTTCCCATTAAAGGACAATGCATTGGGGTACTTGTAATAAGTGGTGTAATCCTTGCATCGCTATCAAGAAGCTTTTCCTGCATTATTTCAATACCTTCATTCGTTCCACTGATGAGTATCTGATTATGGGAACTCTCACAGGAAATATAGACATCCTTATTTAATTTAGAGTCCTCAATTAAACTTTCAACAGTTTTATAATCCACCTCTTCAGCAATCAACATAGTTCCTATATTCTGTTTATATACATCCTCCAACAATTCTCCCCGCTTCATTAGTATCTTGATACCATCTGAGAAGCGAACAGCACCTGAGGTAATGAATGCTGATATTTCACCTACACTATGTCCTGCACAGAATTGTGGGGTCATTCCATACTCATAGAAATAGGCACGAGCAATTGCAACACAAGTTGTTGTTACAGCCAATTGCATATTGTTCATTTTGCTAAGCGTCCCTAGACTACTTTTGAAGCATAGCTTTGCTACATCTACTCCGGATATATCACTGGCTTCTTCGTATGTCTGCCTACATATTAAATAATTATTATAAAAAGATTCTCCCATCCCTACATACTGGGCACCTTGACCTGGAAATACTAATGCTATTTTATCCATATATCCTCCTTCTCTCATCCTCTTCATATTCAGGAAGATCTGAAATCAATGTGACATACTCTGGTATCTTTTGTATCCTACTTAAGTCATTTTTCATAAGAATAAAATTCTCTTTTTTCTCAAACACTTTAAATCCCGCCAAATTGTATGTAAGCTGCATCATCTTATTCTTTTCTGTTTGAATAAACTTAGCGTATAATTCTCTATTAGCTGTCTGAGCCATATCCATAATATAATTAAGTAAAATAGTTCCAATCCCTCTGGACATGACTCTACAGGACATGATGAACAATTCCAATACCCATCGTTCATTACTTGTGTCAATTAAAATAATACCTATTTTTCCATAGGTTCCATATTTATCGTCTAGTCCAATGATTAACAATTTGTGAGTATCAGAATCCTGCATAAGTTTTAATTCTTCATAGGAATAGGTATAACCCGTTGTATTTAATTGATTTGTTCTTTCTGTTAGTTCTATTACACGATCCAGATCTTCATCTTTTGCATACTGAATACTAATTTTCATATCTAAGGATGCTAAAAAATCTTCCTGTGGTCCTTGATACGTCTCTTCAACTTTTTTTCTATGATAATCCGCTATGTACATCTCTCTTCTTCTCATTGAGTCCTTTGTAATAAAATCAGGGATGAAAATATCCTTATCAAGAATATTTGTTATTTCATCAGCATCAAAACACGTAACCTCTGGAATAACACTCTTTACTTCATCTCGTTCAAAATCCTGGTCATCAATAAAAGCAATTGTATTAGCACCAATATTCAAGCAACTAATAATTTCTTTTACAGCTTGAGATTTACTACTCCAGCTTATTTGAGGGTATAAAAAATAATCTTTTATTCCGAATTCATCTAATTTATCTATAGCATCTTCATAGTTGTTTTTACTTGATATTGATTGAAGAATACCTCTATGATCAAGCTCTTTGATAATATCAAGGACATCACTTCTTAATGTCACTTCCTTATCTTCAATGAGGACTCCATCCCACATAGTATTATCAAGATCCCATACGACGCACTTTATTTTTTTATTTTTATCGGACATGTAACACGACTCCCTCCTACTAAGTTATTTCATTTTACTTTCAATAATATTGACAATCTTATTTAGAGTATTAAAGTTATCCATATTCAATTCCACTACATCAATAGCTACATCAAATTCTGTTTCGATAAATGTAATTAGCTGCATAGCAAACAAAGAATTAACGAACCCTAAATCAAAGAAATCATCATCATCACCTAATGTCTCTACATTTTTCTTACCAAAGAATTTGCATAAAAAAGCTTTTAATTTTTTACTGATATCCTCTCTATTCATCTTTCATTCTCCTTTTCAATAATTGTAGGCATAGAACCCTTGACCGCTTTTTCTACCAAGTAATCCAGCATTGACCATTTTTTTCAATAATGGGCATGGTCTATATTTACTGTCACAGTAGCTTTCATATAATACTTCTACAGAAAATAAAATTGTATCAAGACCAATCAAATCTGCTGTCTCTAATGGTCCCATTTTGTGTCCAAAGCATTGCTTGAATATCTTATCTACATCTTTTGCTTCTGCCACTCCCTCGTGTACCAAATAGATTGCTTCGTTAACGGTTAGCATCAATACACGATTGGATACGAATCCTGGAAGATCATTTACTACAACGCCTTCTTTCTCAATTGTTTTTAATAATTCAAGTGTCGTGTCTATTGTCTTCTCTGATGTGTGATACCCTTTTATTACTTCTACAGTTGATTTAATATGTGCCGGATTCATATAGTGAGATCCTATTACATTTTCTGGTTTATCCATGAGAGCACCTACTCGAGTAATGGAAAAGCAGGAGGTATTAACAGCATAGATTGTATTTTCATTACATATTTTATTTAACTGCAAATATACATTCTTTTTTATCTCCCAATTTTCAGTAACATTCTCAATAATATATTCACACATCTCAACGTTCTCAAGCTGAGTAGTAAACGTTATACGCCCAAGGATATTTTGGATCGTATCCTCACACTTTTTCCCATACATACCTTGAAAACGATAATCTCTAATTATCTGTTTCTTAGCTTCTTCCAGTACATTTTCTTCTATATCTACCAAAACAATATTATGACCATATTGAGCATAAGCTAACGCAACACCTCTGCCCATGACTCCTGCACCTATAATACCTATATTCATGCGTTGAACTCCTCCTCCAATTGTTTATAATACATATTGTCATTAAATAATCTACTTAATTCAGCTTTTGAGAATGGTGATAATCCATTGAAATACATCATTGATTTAATCTCTAACTTCTTGCACTCTCTTTTATCTTGTAACAGGTCAATATCATTTATCTTCAAATGAATATAATAGAATAAAGCCCTTACAGAGAGTTCATTTGGATTGAATTTCTTCACTAGCTGCTCATATTCGTCTTTATCTTCCCACATTTTTAGACTTATGTTTCTTTTCAATGGAAACTTCTTATCGTATGATTGGTGGTTCATCAATTCAAAACGCTTTCCGTCAATATACATGATAGGAATATTTTTCCTAAGTGCAAAATTAATTGCTTGATCAATATTATTTATAATAGGTTCACCTTTATCATTTAATGAGGTATTACAAATAATTGGAACTCCAGTTATTTCATTAAAGCTTTCCATTACTTGATATATTTTTTTCTGTCTAGTGTTTTTATCTATACTTTGGAGTCTTGCTGTTCTATCCTCGTGAACAATAGCAATAACTTCCTTATCCTTGTCTTCTCGAATCTTGGATGCATGTAACATAAATGGTGATTCGAATTCGTCCTCAAACCATTCACTGATCTTATCTTTAATAACAATAGGTGCAACAGGTCTCCACCATTGTCTTTTTTTAATATGATTAAGCACATCTTTTGTTTCCATCTTTCTAGGATCACCCAACAGACTTCTTGAGCCTAGTGCTCTAGGTCCAATCTCGGCACCATTTTCAATCCATACTATAGGATGTTCTATAATATCCATAGCTGCCTGCTTTGGATCGAATTCACTTACACTTTTTATGAACTGACTATAGTCTTCCTTCTGGAATTTACTTAAATCATTCTGATCTCCCCAATAAGCATCCTGTAAAGCAAAGTCAAATTCTCCATTCATCCTATCATAGAATACATATAAACCAATACCCAGTGCCATACCACTATCACTTACACATGGTGGTGCAATAAATCCTTTGAACTGATACTTGTTCATTAAATGGGTATTACAAGGGCAGTTAAGAGCGAATCCTCCAGCTACAGCTAGATAAACTTCTTTTGTATCAATACCATATTTTTCTATAAAAAATTCTATATTATGTTCCATG
The window above is part of the Vallitalea guaymasensis genome. Proteins encoded here:
- a CDS encoding ACP S-malonyltransferase is translated as MDKIALVFPGQGAQYVGMGESFYNNYLICRQTYEEASDISGVDVAKLCFKSSLGTLSKMNNMQLAVTTTCVAIARAYFYEYGMTPQFCAGHSVGEISAFITSGAVRFSDGIKILMKRGELLEDVYKQNIGTMLIAEEVDYKTVESLIEDSKLNKDVYISCESSHNQILISGTNEGIEIMQEKLLDSDARITPLITSTPMHCPLMGSIQKKFYDYLLEFEYYPFRIPVITNLHGRPFSDPELIPEVMSKHLTHPVQWKNIIECMDKYGVSIALEMGPKNLVTNLIENIAPEMTAYCFGKKMDRKYFHENFLGDENYKKDIPEFMSRCLGIAVATQNANTSNENYQKGVVDNYNNIKKLHKDITDSHRKILKTDMEMAIQYLENILKAKNVPERERRSWIKQLLDETSNYYLLEEYYA
- a CDS encoding HAD-IIIC family phosphatase, with the protein product MSDKNKKIKCVVWDLDNTMWDGVLIEDKEVTLRSDVLDIIKELDHRGILQSISSKNNYEDAIDKLDEFGIKDYFLYPQISWSSKSQAVKEIISCLNIGANTIAFIDDQDFERDEVKSVIPEVTCFDADEITNILDKDIFIPDFITKDSMRRREMYIADYHRKKVEETYQGPQEDFLASLDMKISIQYAKDEDLDRVIELTERTNQLNTTGYTYSYEELKLMQDSDTHKLLIIGLDDKYGTYGKIGIILIDTSNERWVLELFIMSCRVMSRGIGTILLNYIMDMAQTANRELYAKFIQTEKNKMMQLTYNLAGFKVFEKKENFILMKNDLSRIQKIPEYVTLISDLPEYEEDERRRIYG
- a CDS encoding acyl carrier protein; the encoded protein is MNREDISKKLKAFLCKFFGKKNVETLGDDDDFFDLGFVNSLFAMQLITFIETEFDVAIDVVELNMDNFNTLNKIVNIIESKMK
- a CDS encoding non-ribosomal peptide synthetase encodes the protein MEKVKELLYELRKEKEKGVYFVHSHENVNFASYYDLFRQGLWMKNYLYERGIRPKDEVIISMDNSEWFYITFWACILGDFIAVPLSVSNDELSKLSGALEICSNSVLVTDNESLWKEISESDLALKNSVFWNEEMTISLDEMFLEPVTEIDDLVLSKEESGLDIAYIQFSSGSTKDLKGVGITNQGIITNVDDILSSRHIYGEEVFVTWIPSYHNFGLFFNIFLPIRHNCDAHIIDTQYVVKDPAFYLDYCNKVRGTVTSGTNFYLNFIIKLLQEKGVKDEWDFSSIHSMFLGAEPISINLCNEFAKYMKECNFQRKVLSPSYGLTEGTLGVSVTTDDDFIKKISVNKESMSIGHTLEIVSDDDPMASEIISVGKPLPAFKLKIVDLEGNTLEDGRVGLIFIAGKCVLNNYYNRKRDENFIDEWFNTGDIGFIYDGNLHITARYKEMFIYNGKNYYDNDIERYIQKLNIFTEERIVIHGYRKNVDDVNDNVICFIKGNTPMETLVSKIKNVLSHMNNVLGIYINDFVLVDNIPTTVSGKVQRYKLINNYIKGDYDEQIAALTCEMDKANNIIECDVSSIEDFIADTLEDIVDNQIDYSGSFMSMGLNSLQIAKLHMAINIKYGDCIAIAELFEYTTIETLAEYIMERVNVRREMETLIG
- a CDS encoding thioesterase II family protein; the protein is MILYCVPHAGSSALNYYQWKLLMNDNIKIVPLELAGRGAKSEQALYKCFDEAVDDLVEEIINNQSDEKYALFGHSLGCWLVYHVYFRLIKKGMEPPVHIFFSGRWSPLTKKEELKYRDMTDGEFMNRIREIGGTSEKIINSPEFVDKYLQIFRSDFAIIESYENPAENELIESDITVLSGTQDNSIKNSELLEWRKTTSGMCTICKVNGGHFFHLENMQDTINIIESKLEVI
- a CDS encoding carbamoyltransferase C-terminal domain-containing protein — encoded protein: MKKKNASKIMIREKGKQMNKDMKNGYYLSAYVEIDQLGNIYRFAHRHDQSIALWKVQENKVELIHYWELERLSGVKKHQYCFYDKNQFYDLMNHLLGSFGLSTDDIIEVWGTPELGDSESYMSLGRYPEFSYHTMCHLSSCLFMDTNIYHNEKILGFSVDGGSDIVSDTEAYKRFPFVGCLTDYKNGQFALESVCSPAILWDYMSSHFTMREGSLMALASASKSTAYYDMEDILLNSNIKVEENVYNKILELIEFVDNLTQEDEGVKFNYFDPRFSEHENRISMVMKIIEEMSKHIMEHNIEFFIEKYGIDTKEVYLAVAGGFALNCPCNTHLMNKYQFKGFIAPPCVSDSGMALGIGLYVFYDRMNGEFDFALQDAYWGDQNDLSKFQKEDYSQFIKSVSEFDPKQAAMDIIEHPIVWIENGAEIGPRALGSRSLLGDPRKMETKDVLNHIKKRQWWRPVAPIVIKDKISEWFEDEFESPFMLHASKIREDKDKEVIAIVHEDRTARLQSIDKNTRQKKIYQVMESFNEITGVPIICNTSLNDKGEPIINNIDQAINFALRKNIPIMYIDGKRFELMNHQSYDKKFPLKRNISLKMWEDKDEYEQLVKKFNPNELSVRALFYYIHLKINDIDLLQDKRECKKLEIKSMMYFNGLSPFSKAELSRLFNDNMYYKQLEEEFNA
- a CDS encoding 3-hydroxyacyl-CoA dehydrogenase family protein; this translates as MNIGIIGAGVMGRGVALAYAQYGHNIVLVDIEENVLEEAKKQIIRDYRFQGMYGKKCEDTIQNILGRITFTTQLENVEMCEYIIENVTENWEIKKNVYLQLNKICNENTIYAVNTSCFSITRVGALMDKPENVIGSHYMNPAHIKSTVEVIKGYHTSEKTIDTTLELLKTIEKEGVVVNDLPGFVSNRVLMLTVNEAIYLVHEGVAEAKDVDKIFKQCFGHKMGPLETADLIGLDTILFSVEVLYESYCDSKYRPCPLLKKMVNAGLLGRKSGQGFYAYNY